In one window of Armatimonadota bacterium DNA:
- the mutL gene encoding DNA mismatch repair endonuclease MutL, which yields MPIIILEQEVINQIAAGEVIERPASVVKELVENSLDAGATRISIDLGQGGRRLIRVTDDGCGMTREDAVLALQRHATSKINSADDLFSIRTLGFRGEALPSIAAVSYLRIVTRPRDETEATEISVRGGEVVDMRTVGAPPGTEVTVARLFYNTPARLKFLRSESSELSYMTDLVTRFSFSHPPVSFRLSHGEREVVHRPAADDLLSSVVALYGRDAAERLVPVDLRLPSIRVSGFVSRPDFTRSSRSHQAFFVNRRQVRNRTLTHAVEEPYRAALPRGRFPVAVLLVEIEPTLVDVNVHPAKAEVPFVRDCEVHEAVRRAVQTALEGTALIGITEGWGGAPPVGSATDVRPSRQDATGGTQAALSFPEIQPTAPRPQP from the coding sequence TTGCCCATCATCATCCTCGAGCAGGAAGTCATCAATCAGATCGCCGCCGGGGAGGTCATCGAGCGCCCCGCCTCGGTGGTCAAGGAACTGGTGGAGAACTCGCTCGACGCCGGGGCGACGCGAATCAGCATTGACCTCGGGCAAGGCGGGCGCCGACTCATCCGCGTCACCGACGACGGCTGCGGCATGACGCGCGAAGACGCGGTCCTCGCCCTCCAGCGCCACGCGACGAGCAAGATCAACTCGGCCGATGATCTCTTCTCGATCCGCACCCTGGGTTTTCGCGGCGAAGCGCTGCCGAGCATCGCGGCGGTGAGCTACCTGCGCATCGTGACGCGCCCGCGCGATGAGACCGAAGCGACGGAGATATCGGTGCGCGGAGGCGAGGTGGTTGACATGCGCACGGTCGGCGCGCCGCCGGGGACCGAGGTCACCGTCGCGCGGCTGTTCTACAACACGCCGGCGCGGCTGAAGTTCCTGCGCAGCGAATCGTCGGAACTGTCGTACATGACCGATCTCGTGACGCGCTTCAGCTTCTCGCATCCGCCGGTCTCGTTCCGGCTGAGCCACGGGGAACGCGAGGTGGTGCACCGGCCAGCGGCTGATGACCTGCTGTCGTCGGTGGTTGCGCTCTACGGGCGCGATGCGGCGGAGCGGCTGGTGCCGGTGGACCTGCGGCTGCCGTCGATACGGGTTTCGGGGTTTGTGTCGCGGCCCGATTTCACGCGCTCATCGCGCAGCCACCAGGCGTTCTTCGTCAATCGCCGGCAGGTGCGCAACCGCACGCTGACCCATGCCGTGGAAGAGCCGTACCGGGCGGCGCTCCCGCGCGGACGGTTTCCGGTGGCAGTGCTGCTCGTGGAGATAGAGCCGACGCTGGTGGACGTCAACGTGCATCCGGCGAAAGCGGAGGTGCCTTTCGTCCGCGACTGTGAGGTGCACGAGGCGGTACGCCGCGCGGTGCAGACCGCGCTAGAAGGCACGGCCCTGATTGGGATCACTGAGGGGTGGGGCGGCGCGCCGCCAGTGGGCTCTGCGACGGATGTGCGACCTTCGCGGCAGGATGCCACGGGCGGCACCCAGGCCGCGCTGTCGTTCCCGGAAATCCAGCCCACCGCGCCGCGGCCTCAGCCT
- a CDS encoding methyltransferase domain-containing protein: protein MTTLLVTCASGREGDARRELRDALGEVDSRSLFLKGNLIAHTPLAEDDAVRRLREADTRFIARAAPAHAEVAISTPPDSLERLAEAALQLDRLPRGVTFIVRCRRRGDHEFHSQDVERAVGMALEEHAGGTPEFEAEPEYTVSVDVFQERAYIGVNRTDMLVHKELRDARKYAPGERPLNRAQHKLREALAAFDIELRPGMRALDLGAAPGGWSLVLADAGCTIVAVDKGELDPQVGQRAEVQHLRMSAQDALAQDLGEFDIIVNDMNLEPAESADLMCACAEHLRPGATAIMTIKFVTRARRRHEHEATERLSRCYEDIRIRRLPHNRLEATAAMRRRRTCSPCAGTETPRE from the coding sequence ATGACCACACTGCTAGTCACCTGCGCCTCCGGGCGCGAAGGCGACGCCCGCCGGGAACTGCGCGACGCCCTCGGCGAGGTGGACAGCCGCTCGCTCTTCCTCAAGGGCAACCTCATCGCCCACACCCCGCTCGCGGAGGACGATGCCGTGCGACGGCTGCGCGAGGCGGACACGCGCTTCATCGCCCGCGCCGCGCCGGCGCACGCCGAAGTCGCGATTAGCACCCCACCCGATTCCCTGGAACGCCTGGCGGAGGCGGCTCTTCAACTTGACCGCCTGCCGCGCGGCGTCACCTTCATCGTCCGCTGCCGGCGCCGGGGAGATCATGAGTTCCACAGCCAGGACGTCGAGCGCGCCGTCGGCATGGCTCTGGAGGAGCACGCCGGCGGCACCCCCGAGTTCGAGGCCGAGCCGGAATACACGGTCTCCGTGGACGTCTTCCAGGAGCGCGCCTACATCGGCGTCAACCGCACCGACATGCTCGTGCACAAGGAACTCCGCGATGCGCGCAAGTACGCACCCGGCGAGCGCCCGCTCAACCGGGCGCAGCATAAGCTGCGCGAAGCGCTCGCCGCATTCGATATCGAGTTGCGGCCGGGCATGCGCGCGCTCGATCTGGGCGCGGCTCCGGGCGGCTGGTCGCTTGTGCTGGCGGATGCCGGTTGCACGATCGTCGCGGTTGACAAAGGCGAACTCGACCCGCAGGTGGGGCAGCGCGCCGAGGTGCAGCATTTACGCATGTCCGCCCAGGACGCCTTGGCCCAGGACCTCGGCGAGTTCGACATCATCGTCAACGACATGAACCTCGAGCCCGCTGAGTCCGCAGACCTGATGTGCGCTTGTGCCGAGCACTTGCGGCCGGGCGCGACCGCGATCATGACCATCAAGTTCGTCACCCGCGCCCGCCGCCGCCACGAACACGAAGCGACCGAGCGCCTCTCGCGCTGCTACGAAGACATACGCATCCGCCGCCTGCCGCACAACCGCCTGGAGGCGACCGCGGCGATGCGGCGGCGCCGGACGTGCTCGCCTTGCGCCGGCACGGAGACTCCACGGGAATGA